AAGTTGGGTGTTCCAACGCGTCCAGCCCGGATGACGCGAATGATGCAGCGCTAGGGTGCCGTAGTAGTCGTGGTAGACATTGGTCAGCAACGGACCACGCTTGGCCATCGCCGTGAGCGCCCTGTCCATCGGTAACTCGCTGGGCGGTTTGCCCAAGTACAGCAACATCGTCAGCCCGATCGCGGTGTTGGTTGCATCGGGCTTTCGGTCGCTCTGGTAGGCGAAGGTGTATTGCGAATCGGGCGAGGTCGAAAGGATAAAGTCCCTTGCCTTAGGGAGGGTGGAGTAGGAAAGCGGGATGCCGTTTCGCCGCGTTGCAACCAACGACAACACCTGCCATCCCGTTAGCGTTGTGTCACCTGGCTTTCCGGGCAGGTAGCCCCAGGAACCGTTTGGATGCTGAGCATAGGTGGTAAACCATTTGCCGAGCGTGGCGAGTTCACGTAAGTCGGAGTCGCCGTTTTCGTTACTTTCGTTCCGCGACATGTAGAGTGCTTCGGCGACCGCCATCAACGCGATTCCATGACCATACATACTGCCCTGTTGCCAATCGACGCCCGTTTCCGTATCGGCCGCGGCGGTACGCAGGTAGTAGAGTCCATCGCGCACGACGTTGTCATACTTGCCGGTTTGGTGGGTGTACCCCGCCCCCAGAAAGGCAAGTAATGCCAAGCCGGTTGCACCGGTCGACGGGGTGGCGGCGTCCGACGATGCTTTGCTATGGCGACATCGCCCATTGCAGGGATCGAGCTCGAGATTGAACGACCACGAGCCGTTGGGACGCTGGTGATTGGCAAGCCATTGCAGTGCATTTTCAACGGCATTCTCACTTGCTGCTGTCGCACCAAACCGTTCGCCGAACTGCTTGCGCCCCTGTGACGTTCGCCCCAATAGCCCCCCGCCGCTGGGCAGCCGACGGAGTGACTCCATCGCGTCGCGCGCATTAGCGATGGTGAACGACGATGTCATTTCACTCGGCGACGAAGCGGAACTCTTGGGCTGGCTTAGCGGCGAAGTGATTGCATTCGGCTTCGCCGGGGCGACGGTGATCGAGGTGGGCCGCTCGGCAAGCGAAGCCTCGGTCGTGGCGCGGTCGTCTTGTTGAGGAAACTGCTCTAAATGCACGACCGGCGAAGCCGTGGTTTGCCGAGCACGCAGCGAAAACGTTTGCTTCGTTTGCAGCGGCAGTGTGAACAGCGCAAAGGCGATCAACAACAAAGTATGCAGGATCGTGCTGATCAATCCCGGAATAATGCGGGGGTCACGCGTGAAACGATTTTTGGAAGCCGCGTTCGATGAGACTGATTGTAACGATTGCTCTTGCTCCGGCCCGGAATCAATCTCAATCGGAGGAGCGGCGCACGTCGCGTCCTGCAACACCTGCACCGCAGGCGCAGTCGTATTGAGAGGGGATGTGCCGGTCATATCAGTTTCGCTGGCCAAGATGAGAGATCCTTATCTCTCGAATATAGCTCAGCGGTAGAGTGGCCGATCATAATTCCGTCGTCACCATCAACCGACAATCCCCTAAGTTGCCACTTGATAGGCACGCGATCGGAACAAAAAGTCAATCAAGTTTCCTTCATGCGGCTGTAGCCAATTCAACCGATTCGTGGGAATCGGGCCGATGTTCAAACGATCGATATCGACACTATTGCCTGCGGCGTTAATGAAATCGCTGTCGCGCGTTAACACGGTGCCCACCAAGGTGGGGCCGATGCGGTTCAACATCTCCGCTTGCGGACACTCGACCACCGACACGAAGGGGAACATGTATTCCTTGGCAGCCACTTGACGATCGGGGGAATCAGCCAGCACCACCATCGGACGCAAGTAGGCGCAATGGTCTCGCTCGATCAACTTTTCACCAAACTCAGCCGTCAAGTCCGTCACGCCCGATTCGGCAAGATCTTGTTGGACCATCGCATAGGTGCCCGTCGCCATCGCCGGCACCGTGAATGCGGCGAGTTGGGCGTCGGGATCCGCAGGCGGACGCACGTCCACCGGACCAATTCGTTTGGCAATCGCTTCGCCGATTTCACGCGTGTGCCGACTCGCCCAAATGCCGGAGCAATTGATACAGCTGCGGCCCGAATTGCTGAGCACGCTTTCGACCATCAAGTCCAAATAATCTTCCCAATCGTCGACGACATCGTCGCCCAGCAAAATTTTCGAGAACCCAGGTCCATGCGCTTGCACCCGTGGATTGCCCGCATGTTGAGCCAGCGTTTGGGCACTTCCAAAAATCATGCTGCGTGACGTCTTGGCCATGATCGCCCCGCCGACATCATGGTCACCGGGGTAAAGCGAAAATGCTTCGGCGGGAATCCCCGCGGCCATAAACGCAGAGACCATACGGTATGGCGTCCAAGGCTCTTGCGATCCCGGCTTGAGTGCCAAACCGATTTGCAATGCCACCGCAGGCAACCACAGCGTGTGCACGCCGGGGGAGTTGTTGGGAAGCACGGCACCCAGCACAGGAGTTTGCACCTGATAGCTGACAATCACTCCACGGCCTTCCTCGCCGTAACCACGCGACAGAATCGAAAGATCTAATCCTCGCGTCAAGCAATCAAGGATCTCGCCCATCCGGCTGAGAACGAAACTGTTCTTGGCCATGTTCGAGCGGCACATGTGCTCGGGCAATCCCGTACTGGCCGATTGCTGATGCACGAAGTCATCGACACTTTGCAGTGAGTCCCCAACCTTCAAATCACTTGTTTCAAACAGCTGTGCTGCCTTCTTGCAACGCGCGATCAAATCATCGGTTGAGAATTGCAACAGCGCTTCGCGTGCCAGATGCGATTTTCGCATATCGCGACCGACGATCCCGCTGCCCACCGTTCCGACACGAGCGATCGGCTCGCCAGTATCAAAGTGAACGACTTCCTTCGAATCGAGCGACTCGTACGGTTTTCCCCAACGCAATGGACTGAGCGTGATCATGTGCTTGAACTTTTGGTGATTTCGTTTGGTTTGAATTTCGCGTGAACGTACTCACGTGTTCCTGCAGTTCACGTGTTCCTGCAGTTCACGTGTTCCTGCAACTCACGTGTCACATTTGACATTGCGTGTTTTCATCACCCGAAGTGTCAGCGAAAGAAAATCGATCTTGATTCGTTCCCACGCTGACGCGTCGAGTTGTGATTTCTTGAGAAACCGACGATCACGCCACTTAAAACGTATAACCGAAGGCGAGCTCGCGGGCGTTGACTAGTAAACACCCACGGTGGTTGCACCGGCGAGCTCATGAAAGGGGCGAACGCCACTGACGCCATCCCACGGATAAAGGTCGAACGGAGCTTCACGCTCCCCTTCATCGCGTTCCATAAATCCAGGCACAAAGAACTCATCGGTCAGCGTATAAAGCTTGACCCGTCCCGTTGCTCCGAAAGGGACGACTTGGTTGTAGTCATCGAAGCTAACCACTTCCGTTGCCGCTCGCGGTTGGGGAGCGTAGTAGGAAATCTTGTACCCATCGGCCGCCGTGATCGGTTTGCTACAGGCCAGCCCCATCAAGGTATTGCCGTAGGTGGGGGTCATGTAAACACCGCTCTCTTCCGGTGGGCCGCCGAGCAACTCCTCCACACAGAATCGTGTCCATTGGGGAGTGAACTCGGTTCCTCCCGAAAAAATACCGGTGATACCAACCTCGGCGAGACTGGTGCCTCGCTCTTCAAGCGCTTCGCCAAGCGACTCGATCAACTTGGGAGTCCCGAACATGCACTTTACATCATGACCTGCGGTCAGAATCGTGATGGCTTGATCGATGCAATGCTTCTTGTATTCCTCGAGGTGTTCCATCCAACCTTTCTTGATCAACTTAACGACCCAGCGGGGGTCGAGGTCGATGCAAAAACAGATTCCCTCACGATGCTGGGCGAGATGCTCGACCGCCAAACGCAGGCGACGAGGCCCGCTTGGGCCCAACATCAACCAATTCGCCCCTTTGGGGAAATACTTCTCTGGAAGCGTGTCGCTGAATAACTCGTAGTCCTTCCAGTGATCCTCGATCACCATCCGGCTTTTAGGAACTCCCGTGGTCCCGCCCGTCTCAAAAACATAGACCGGTTTGCCCGCGTGTCCCTGGGGAACCCAGCGACGAATCGGCCCGCCGCGAAGCCAATCGTCTTCAAAGAGTGGAAACTTTTTCAAGTCGTCAAACGATTTGATCTCGGTCAACGGATCAAAATTCAACTCCCGCTTTTTCTCGAGCCAAAAGGGGCTGCCGGTGTCGTCGCTGAAATGCCAATGAACGGTTTTTAAGGTGTGCTCGTTCAGTTGATCCCGAGCCTCCGTTGCTTTCTGGGCGACTTGCTCGTTCATGGGGTTATCCACAGCTGACATGAGACATCTCGTGAAGGAAATCAAGAAAGTGAGGGTTGGAAAGCCTCAGCCTATTTTCGCTGACGCAACTCAACGGCGGGAGCCACATCATATCAACATTCGCGGGTCCCGTAATCCGGTGGCGGCAGGCAAGGCCTATTTCGATTGCCAGCGTTTCTTGGGCGTGGCAAGGCTCGTTGCATGGGGGCATGAAAAAACCACGGCCGAGACCGTGGTTTGAGGATCCATTGGATCGATTAAATTTTCCGTTCCGCTCGCAAAAAACGCGTTCGGGAACGAGGTTTCTTAAAAGCCGTATGGGCTGGATTGATACGAGCTGGATTGATATGGGTTGGATTGATAATTGTACGACCCGTAATACGACGAATCGTGCTTGATCGGGCTGATCGCATGGGGCGGTTTGATCTTGTGATCTTTGTCATCATCATCATCGTCCAATGCGACTGCGATCAGACCACCGATTCCCGCTAGAGCCGCAATGCCACCCAAGCCGCCATGGCCTCCACCGCCACCGCCGCCATAACCACCGCCTGAGCTGCAGCAACCATCAAGAGGCGTACCGTAGCCATCGGCCACGATCTCTTCTTCAACGACGATCTCTTCCTCAACGATCACCTCTTCCTCGACACAATGGATCACTTCGGGACACGGCGCCACTTGCATTTCAAAGTAATTGCAGTAGGGAGCACCGTGGCCATGGAGACCAATTAATTTCTGCTTGTCGTCGCCCTTTGCCGCTTTTTGCTGGGCTTCATCGACCAACTCAAACCCTACCAAGCCAACCCCGGCGGCTCCCACAGCAAGCAGCGAATACTCGTCCGCGGCGAGTGCATCCACGCGAAAATTGCCGGTTTCATCCGTCACGGCTCGCGCGATTGTCTTACCGTCCTTCACGATGAATACGTTCGTTAGATTTGCGGCATCCAACACCGAGCCATTCGCACCGGCAAGACGAAGCATGCCATTCATCCCACCATCGCTCTGCATGACACGGAGAAAATGATCGTTGCAAACTCGCTCAGATACTTCGCTTAACTTTTCGGTCGGCAAAGAAACCACCGAGCCCGATAGCTTGGCTGGCAAATAGCGAGTCACCGCCATCTTCACCATCGTGAAATCGATGTTCGCAGCTGCGATTTCCAGTTCGCCGGGGAAGTGGGTGCCAGCAGTGGTTTCCGCATCAAGCACATGCGTTGCAAAGCATGCAAACACGTCCTTGGCCTTCGCGGTTAACGAGTAAACGCCAGGCTTGACATTTTCAATCGCAAATTCGCCAGCGTCGTTGGAGGTGCCTCGCAACACGTTTCCATCGTTATCAAGCAGGGTGATTTTTGCGTCGGCGACCGCCTTTGCTTCCCCATTGACCGACGGCAGAATGACTCGCCCCGTCAACGTTTCCGCCTTCGAAGGCGCAACCCACTGACTAACGGTGAGGTGACTAGCCCCCACCTCAGCCCTTAGCGGTGCACTAGTCAAGGTCGACGCGAGAAGAACGGCAAGTCCTGCTAAGTGGAGTCTCATTTCTGATTGCCTTGGTGTTTTAATGGGTGAGACACAACCAGCCCGACGGATGCATTTCATTCAAGGGGGGCTGGGCAACTTATACGACACTCATCGTAAGCATTTCCAACACCGTGAACAAGCACATAATCGCTACATTTAACATTGCTATCAAATTCCGTTCGATCGCCTGAGGCCCTGAACTGACGACGTTTCAGTCCCAGCAAAACAGCTCTACAGAGGGGAATCAGCTAAATTACCGATCACACCCCGACCAGCCAGACCGACACCCACCCTCAGAAGGGCCGTAAATAACGAGGAAAAGCCAAATTCTCTTTTGCAGGCGAACTTGGCGGATTTTTTCAAGACACTTATGATTCTGGAGCTCCTCGGTCGGTAATTCTCTCCATCATCGCCGCGTGGCAAGCGGTATTTTTTTTCTCCACGAGGGATTCCTTGTCCAGCCCTTTTCGCCCCCCCGCCCCCTTAGCCGCGGAAAAAGGCGTCTTCGGAGACCACGCAACCCTGCGAACAAGACGGTTTCTGTATCGCGTGATCGAGTTCCGGCGGCCCTTGCTTGGGACTTTGGTCTACAGCGGTTGGTGGTTCCGCCAGAAGATCGAGATCAATGGCAAACAGGTCTGGTGGAAGGTCAGTTGGTTGAACCTCAGCCGAGACGTCTCGTTTTCCATTCCGGCGAGCGCCTACGCTCAAGAAGCGACGGCTCGCGCGGGCGACAGCGTGCCTGCGCTCAACGCATCGCAGGCCCCCCCATTGCAGTCCCCCCCATCGCAGGACCATGGCACCGCAACGAACGGACCGATCCAAGGGCGAATCGAGATCCAGTTCACACGTGGATTACGAATTCGACGTTTCCGGATTTGGTTTGACGGGACGATTGCCTATGACGAAATCGACTGACCGCCCCCCACGTTGCAGTAAAGCGTCAACCAAAAGGCGTGCTCGCCATTTGGTTTTTCGTTTTCCCAATTGAATTTCGCTGTTTCTATTGGATTTCGACTTCTATTGGATTTCGACAATCACTCCAGCCGGTCCTGCGTTGAGCACCAACGAGTTGCCAATCATCACCTGTTTCTCCCAATCGCTATGGATGTGACCGCAGACCACCAATCGCGGATTTCGCGTTTCAACGATGCTGCGAATGGATTGGCTGCCGCGAATGCGCCCTTCGCTATCGTGGTCAACGCTGTCGATCGGAGGTGAGTGGACAACGAGCACCCCTTGATGGGGACAGTCCGCGAGTAGTTCAGCGGCCTGCGTCTCATCGAAGTCGTAGCTCCAATCCCCAAACGGGGTTACAGGAATACCGCCGCCGACTCCCCAGAAATCGATGCCCTTGATCGAGCAGCCATTGCCATGCAAAACCGTGGCACGGTTCCAGCCTTTTGCCGCAGCGGTCAATTCCTCAGCGGTCTCGCCATTTCCCGGGACCAACACGGCTGGTTTTTCGATCTTGGACAAGATGTCGAGCGTGTCGGAGATCCCACGGTGCTGTCGGGCAAAGTCACCTGCGCCGATCACAACATCGACCCTTTCGGCCATCGCTACCAATTTTTCGGCCGCGACGGTATCACAATGAAGGTCGCTAAAGCAAAGGTATTTCATCGTATTTTCCTTGGTCATTGCGTCGCCACGCGATTCTCGTGGCCTGATCAATCAAACGTCGCCACTCGCAAACACGACGAGGGTGGGCGTGTCGAAACCAACCTTGGCCTAAGCTTGATCGGCTGTCGATGGCCAACTTCTTCGCTTTCGTGTGACCGATGATCAATGCTTTTCCGCGTGAGGCGTTTTTCCGGCGAAGGCGCTTTTCGGGCAAAGGCGTTATTCCGGCGAAGACAATGTCTGGCAGGTCATTTTTCCAGCGTATGCGTTTCGAGTGCATGTTTTTTCCGGCGCATGGGAGCAATGGGGCGAGTTCGCTGCCGCCGGTGCCGCCACCGTCGATGATTTCCGGTTTGCCCGAACAGCAAGGTTACCGAATGCCGTCACAGCAACTAAAGTGACGGTTGAACAAATTCGACTGTGATTTTTGAGTTGGCATGCCTGAACCTCTTTCCGCTAATTTCCGCCGCCCCCTGTTATTGCTGATCGCGATTGCGCTGTTGGTGGGGAGTGCTGCGGTATGGTGGTGGGGTGACGAAAGTAGCGCTCGCTTTGCGGCGGCGGCAATGGGACGGGTCGGGCTCGTGCTCGCTGCGCTGTGGTTAGCGTGGCCTTCGCTTCGTCGCCCGGCGCGATGGTTTCCACCGGCGGTGGCGGTTATCGGGGTGATCTCGTTAATGGTCTTGGCGGCACAGCCGAGATTGATTTTTGCGGTAGTGCCAGCGGCCGGAACGTTGATCACAATCACCATGTTGGTGCGAAGCTTTCGCGGGCCCCCCAAACGCTGAGCGTCCCCTCCACCTCATTTCTATCCGCAGAGAAATCGCGGCACACCGTCCCGTTGGAGGACACCTTCCCGTTGGAGGACGCCGTTTTTCCGGGCCCATCACAACTCGACGCGTCAGCGAGGCACCGAGCCGAGTGCGAGGCGTTCCGTCGGACAGAGGCGTTCCCCCGGACAAGCGCGCGAGGCAGGGCGATTGGGGGATTGTCTTTTTTCTGGGGGGGCCACTGTTTCACACTACTTTCGTTCGGTTTCACACTACTTTCGTTCGGTTTCACGCTGTCTAGAGCTCTAAATACGCTGCCTCGAGCACTGAATAATCGGAATCGGCGCCAAAATTGGAAAAAACCTACCTGACCCGCTGCGAAATAGCCGAAACAACCAGCAACACCGGTCTGATCAGATCGGTCGGAGGATCAGTTACCAGTGACGGTGACATCCTATTCCTTGTCGCATCGGGCGACTGGGCCTCCGGCTGGTTATTCGCATCGGAGCGATTTAGCACTGTAGGGAGGCATTTCCATGCGACGGACGTATTTCGGATTGGCGATTGCCACGATAGCAGCCTTGGGACCAATGCAGGTCTTTGGCGGCGATCGAGAAATCGCTCAGCAAATTATTCAACGGTTGAAAGTTAACCGTGACTCAGGAGCGTTGAAGGATTTCTCGCTCGACATGAAGGTCGAACAAGGCGTCGTGTTGTTTCGCGGCAACGTCAGCCAGTCGGCCCAAAAAGATCTCGTATTGATGACCGCTTCGGGCATCCAGGGGATCAACGACATCGTGGATGAAGTGACCATCAATGGTCAAACGGTGTCGGCAGAAACGACGACGGCAAAAGTCGTCAAACCAGTCAAAAACGTTGCCATTGTGGCAACGGAACCGGTGATCGAAGCGGGTGCAAAGGATTCGAAACCGGCTGTAGCCGCGAAATCGAATCCCAAGCCTGCGAGCGAATCGAATTTCTCGTTCAGCAA
The sequence above is a segment of the Novipirellula galeiformis genome. Coding sequences within it:
- a CDS encoding carboxypeptidase-like regulatory domain-containing protein; the encoded protein is MRLHLAGLAVLLASTLTSAPLRAEVGASHLTVSQWVAPSKAETLTGRVILPSVNGEAKAVADAKITLLDNDGNVLRGTSNDAGEFAIENVKPGVYSLTAKAKDVFACFATHVLDAETTAGTHFPGELEIAAANIDFTMVKMAVTRYLPAKLSGSVVSLPTEKLSEVSERVCNDHFLRVMQSDGGMNGMLRLAGANGSVLDAANLTNVFIVKDGKTIARAVTDETGNFRVDALAADEYSLLAVGAAGVGLVGFELVDEAQQKAAKGDDKQKLIGLHGHGAPYCNYFEMQVAPCPEVIHCVEEEVIVEEEIVVEEEIVADGYGTPLDGCCSSGGGYGGGGGGGHGGLGGIAALAGIGGLIAVALDDDDDDKDHKIKPPHAISPIKHDSSYYGSYNYQSNPYQSSSYQSSPYGF
- a CDS encoding aldehyde dehydrogenase family protein; this translates as MITLSPLRWGKPYESLDSKEVVHFDTGEPIARVGTVGSGIVGRDMRKSHLAREALLQFSTDDLIARCKKAAQLFETSDLKVGDSLQSVDDFVHQQSASTGLPEHMCRSNMAKNSFVLSRMGEILDCLTRGLDLSILSRGYGEEGRGVIVSYQVQTPVLGAVLPNNSPGVHTLWLPAVALQIGLALKPGSQEPWTPYRMVSAFMAAGIPAEAFSLYPGDHDVGGAIMAKTSRSMIFGSAQTLAQHAGNPRVQAHGPGFSKILLGDDVVDDWEDYLDLMVESVLSNSGRSCINCSGIWASRHTREIGEAIAKRIGPVDVRPPADPDAQLAAFTVPAMATGTYAMVQQDLAESGVTDLTAEFGEKLIERDHCAYLRPMVVLADSPDRQVAAKEYMFPFVSVVECPQAEMLNRIGPTLVGTVLTRDSDFINAAGNSVDIDRLNIGPIPTNRLNWLQPHEGNLIDFLFRSRAYQVAT
- a CDS encoding metallophosphoesterase family protein, which gives rise to MKYLCFSDLHCDTVAAEKLVAMAERVDVVIGAGDFARQHRGISDTLDILSKIEKPAVLVPGNGETAEELTAAAKGWNRATVLHGNGCSIKGIDFWGVGGGIPVTPFGDWSYDFDETQAAELLADCPHQGVLVVHSPPIDSVDHDSEGRIRGSQSIRSIVETRNPRLVVCGHIHSDWEKQVMIGNSLVLNAGPAGVIVEIQ
- a CDS encoding cytochrome d ubiquinol oxidase subunit II, with protein sequence MPEPLSANFRRPLLLLIAIALLVGSAAVWWWGDESSARFAAAAMGRVGLVLAALWLAWPSLRRPARWFPPAVAVIGVISLMVLAAQPRLIFAVVPAAGTLITITMLVRSFRGPPKR